A window of Pyrobaculum aerophilum str. IM2 contains these coding sequences:
- a CDS encoding S49 family peptidase → MAKALALAGLVLAIAALALGIALWWGLLNAERTITMKIDDVRSSITAEVKTLNSSLTERLASINKTLEELTVRVKRLEKRAAAEREIVIVPVDQPIFDYYVDFLIKYVKKLQFDNKTAGVILLINSPGGAVGATERLYSTIKGLNKTVYAVVAGLAASGAYYTAVAAGRIYATPSSWVGSIGVVALLWPDEYLIDLPDYIYTTGPFKYYGMDLTEFYNDIEKTRANFVAAVLKGRAGRLKADPEVFETAKIFNAETALRLGLIDKIGGLWDAVEDMARELGLKNYTVVDIYEKYNATGFGIVVPLISGNKIPLQFLMNVSAPPVFYLWPGAIQIPHHPINVTPMPPAAPPEEKKPYRPYVVLDLSHGNIIPRGFFEVLAKELVERGFALRLARDELSLQQLLENATGLIIVNPTVPFTDLAAEAVYNATRRGVRALYFADMRASGMISAPPFIIITPYSATTVFDPLLTYFNITVIRAVYNFTGLGAHDFAANWQYVHVNGSLFNASRLILLSPTAFAATSGLKLRVKAYMFGYGEDVYTIAVRTGNFTAVGSVRSFTPYFIQLGDNYKFFKTLINWLVEPRPIAPPPKRPSGPTPLIPPIPPHTTYP, encoded by the coding sequence ATGGCAAAGGCGCTGGCATTAGCCGGGCTCGTGTTGGCAATTGCGGCGCTGGCCCTCGGCATTGCGCTGTGGTGGGGGCTATTGAACGCCGAGAGGACTATTACTATGAAAATCGACGACGTGAGGTCGTCAATAACGGCAGAGGTTAAGACTCTTAACTCCTCGTTGACTGAGAGGCTTGCTTCAATAAACAAAACGCTGGAGGAACTGACTGTGAGAGTAAAAAGATTGGAGAAGAGGGCTGCCGCGGAGAGGGAGATTGTAATAGTGCCGGTGGATCAGCCCATCTTCGATTACTATGTAGATTTCCTCATTAAATACGTCAAGAAGTTGCAGTTTGACAACAAAACTGCCGGCGTAATACTGCTGATCAACTCGCCTGGAGGAGCTGTCGGCGCAACAGAGCGCCTTTACTCAACAATCAAGGGGCTTAATAAGACTGTATACGCAGTTGTGGCGGGTCTGGCGGCCTCGGGGGCTTACTACACGGCGGTGGCGGCTGGGAGGATATACGCTACGCCGTCTAGCTGGGTGGGGAGCATTGGCGTAGTAGCCCTCTTATGGCCCGACGAATACCTCATTGACTTGCCCGATTATATTTACACCACGGGGCCGTTTAAATATTACGGCATGGACCTCACCGAGTTTTACAACGACATTGAAAAGACAAGGGCTAATTTCGTCGCCGCGGTATTAAAGGGACGGGCCGGCAGGCTTAAGGCGGATCCTGAGGTCTTTGAAACAGCGAAAATATTCAACGCAGAGACTGCCCTAAGGCTAGGCCTCATTGATAAAATAGGGGGTCTATGGGACGCCGTTGAGGACATGGCCAGGGAGCTGGGGCTTAAAAACTACACCGTTGTGGACATATATGAGAAATACAACGCCACGGGGTTTGGAATAGTAGTACCTCTAATCTCAGGCAACAAGATACCGCTTCAATTCCTAATGAACGTATCCGCCCCTCCTGTATTCTACCTGTGGCCCGGGGCAATACAAATACCCCACCACCCCATAAACGTCACCCCCATGCCGCCAGCGGCGCCGCCTGAGGAGAAAAAGCCCTACAGGCCCTATGTAGTATTAGATCTTTCCCACGGCAATATAATCCCAAGGGGCTTTTTTGAGGTCTTGGCAAAGGAGCTTGTGGAAAGGGGCTTTGCCCTAAGGCTTGCGAGGGATGAGCTCTCTCTACAACAGCTATTAGAAAACGCCACTGGCTTGATTATTGTCAACCCCACTGTGCCGTTTACAGACCTAGCGGCTGAGGCAGTTTACAACGCCACCCGCAGGGGAGTTAGGGCGTTGTATTTCGCCGACATGAGGGCCAGCGGGATGATTTCAGCCCCTCCATTTATTATAATAACGCCCTATTCCGCCACAACAGTCTTTGACCCCCTGCTGACTTACTTCAACATCACAGTCATAAGGGCAGTGTACAACTTCACAGGACTCGGCGCGCACGACTTCGCGGCCAATTGGCAGTATGTCCACGTCAACGGGTCTTTGTTCAACGCCTCAAGGCTTATTTTGTTAAGCCCCACTGCCTTCGCCGCAACCTCTGGCCTCAAACTACGGGTAAAGGCCTATATGTTCGGCTACGGCGAGGACGTGTACACAATAGCCGTGCGCACGGGCAACTTCACCGCGGTGGGCTCCGTGAGGAGCTTTACGCCGTATTTCATTCAGCTAGGCGATAATTACAAATTCTTCAAAACGCTTATAAACTGGCTTGTAGAGCCGCGCCCCATAGCGCCGCCGCCTAAAAGGCCAAGCGGGCCGACTCCCTTAATACCGCCAATTCCGCCCCATACGACATACCCCTAA